A region from the Aquipuribacter hungaricus genome encodes:
- a CDS encoding ribulokinase → MSEHSTGAPPVEQDQDTYVVGVDYGTLSGRAVVVRVRDGAQLGTAVTPYAHEVMERELAPTGAALPPDWALQVPQDYVAVLKESVPAALAASGVDPSRVVGIATDFTACTVLPVLADGTPLCEVEGFEDRPHAYVKLWKHHAAQSHADRINELAHARGESWIGRYGGKISSEWEYAKALQLLEEDREVYDRMDAWVEAADWIVWQLCGSYVRNACTAGYKGIYQDGQYPSRDYLAALHPDFASFAEDKLDATIGQLGERAGGLTAEAAAWTGLPEGIAVAVGNVDAHVTAPAAQAVGPGQMVAIMGTSTCHVMNSDVLAEVDGMCGVVEGGISPGAYGYEAGQSGVGDIFGWFVRSQVPASYEAAAQAAGQDVHEHLTSLAAAQEVGQHGLVVLDWHNGNRSVLVDHSLSGVVVGQTLQTQPEDTYRALLEATAFGTRTIVEAFEAAGVAVTELVVAGGLLKNPLLMQIYADVCRRPLSLLDVDQGPALGSAIHAAVAAGEYPDVHAASAAMGKVVRGAYTPDPARADAYDELFAEYTLLHDYFGRGGNDVMKRLRALRTRAHGARTPDAVVVDEVEAAVR, encoded by the coding sequence AGCAGGACCAGGACACCTACGTCGTCGGCGTCGACTACGGCACCCTCAGCGGCCGCGCCGTCGTCGTCCGGGTGCGCGACGGCGCCCAGCTCGGCACCGCCGTCACGCCGTACGCCCACGAGGTCATGGAGCGCGAGCTCGCCCCGACCGGTGCCGCGCTGCCGCCGGACTGGGCGCTGCAGGTCCCCCAGGACTACGTGGCGGTGCTCAAGGAGTCCGTGCCGGCCGCGCTCGCGGCCTCCGGCGTCGACCCCTCGCGGGTGGTCGGGATCGCCACGGACTTCACCGCGTGCACCGTGCTGCCCGTCCTGGCCGACGGCACCCCGCTGTGCGAGGTCGAGGGCTTCGAGGACCGGCCCCACGCCTACGTCAAGCTGTGGAAGCACCACGCCGCCCAGTCCCACGCCGACCGGATCAACGAGCTCGCGCACGCCCGCGGCGAGTCCTGGATCGGCCGCTACGGCGGGAAGATCTCCAGCGAGTGGGAGTACGCCAAGGCGCTGCAGCTGCTCGAGGAGGACCGCGAGGTCTACGACCGGATGGACGCCTGGGTCGAGGCGGCCGACTGGATCGTCTGGCAGCTGTGCGGCAGCTACGTCCGCAACGCCTGCACGGCCGGCTACAAGGGGATCTACCAGGACGGGCAGTACCCGTCGCGCGACTACCTGGCCGCGCTGCACCCCGACTTCGCCTCCTTCGCCGAGGACAAGCTCGACGCCACGATCGGCCAGCTCGGCGAGCGCGCCGGCGGGCTCACCGCGGAGGCCGCTGCCTGGACCGGGCTGCCCGAGGGCATCGCCGTCGCCGTCGGCAACGTCGACGCCCACGTCACCGCCCCGGCCGCGCAGGCCGTCGGCCCCGGCCAGATGGTCGCGATCATGGGCACGTCCACCTGCCACGTCATGAACTCCGACGTCCTCGCCGAGGTCGACGGGATGTGCGGTGTCGTCGAGGGCGGCATCAGCCCCGGCGCCTACGGCTACGAGGCCGGCCAGAGCGGCGTCGGCGACATCTTCGGCTGGTTCGTCCGCAGCCAGGTCCCCGCGTCCTACGAGGCGGCCGCCCAGGCCGCCGGCCAGGACGTCCACGAGCACCTCACCAGCCTGGCCGCGGCCCAGGAGGTCGGGCAGCACGGCCTCGTGGTGCTGGACTGGCACAACGGCAACCGGTCGGTCCTCGTCGACCACTCCCTGTCCGGCGTCGTCGTCGGCCAGACGCTGCAGACCCAGCCCGAGGACACCTACCGGGCCCTGCTCGAGGCGACGGCCTTCGGTACCCGGACCATCGTCGAGGCCTTCGAGGCCGCCGGCGTCGCGGTGACCGAGCTCGTCGTCGCGGGCGGGCTGCTCAAGAACCCGCTGCTCATGCAGATCTATGCCGACGTGTGCCGCCGGCCGCTGAGCCTGCTCGACGTCGACCAGGGCCCTGCCCTGGGCTCGGCCATCCACGCCGCGGTCGCGGCGGGGGAGTACCCGGACGTCCACGCGGCCTCCGCGGCGATGGGCAAGGTCGTCCGCGGCGCCTACACGCCGGACCCGGCGCGCGCCGACGCCTACGACGAGCTGTTCGCGGAGTACACGCTGCTCCACGACTACTTCGGCCGCGGCGGCAACGACGTCATGAAGCGGCTGCGCGCCCTG